The region CAGCATTGGATGTGCGATTGCCAGTGGAGCCATAGCAAAGGCTGCCGGGTTTGAAGATCCGGAGGAGTTTACCGTTGCCGGATTGCTTCACGATCTGGGCAAAGTTGTTACTGCGGTACAGTTGCCGGAACTTAATGAAGCGGTACGCATGACGGTGAAGGAAAAAGATCTGACCTATTACGAGGCAGAGCGCCAGATTCTTGGATTCGGTCATGACCGCATTAATGCGTGGCTGGCAAGGCACTGGCATCTTCCACCTAATGTCCGTGAGGCTATGACCTATCATCATCACCCGGATCGCGCGCAGTTCTATCAGCAGACCGCAGCTGTGGTTCATGTCGGTGATTTTCTGGTTCGTCTCTTTGAGTATGGCAACGGTGGTGATGACCAGATATCCTATTTTAAACCAGCTTCCATGAAAATTTTAAAGCTGAAGATGCGTGACCTTGAGCCGGTGATGGATGAAATCTCTGATAAGTTCATGGAGATTTCAGATTTTGGCTTTTAATTAAGTTATTTTTTTCGTAAAACTGTGAACCGTGGTCCTCTATAGCTTTGACGAGTCAGAACTGTTGATGTTAAGACTTAGCCCATGGATATAAATAAGGATCACTGTCAGATGGGACCAGCAAAGCATCGAGCCATTCTGGTTTCTCCAGATAAAGCCCTGCGAGACCTTCTATATGAAATCTGGTCGCCTGATATGCTGGAGTTTACCTGCTATACGGAAGCCTGTGGGGCAGTAGAGGATTTGTTCAATGATCCTCCGGATCTGCTTATAGTGGATAACAGGGTTGAAGATGTTCCTGCAAAGGAACTGGCCCGGCTGGTTAAGAGCGAGAATGTTTATCGCCAGCTTCCAGTCATAATCTGCCTCGACGAGAGTGACCTGCAGCGTACATGGGACTGGAACGAGATAGAGGTGGATGATTTTCTGATCCGGCCTTTTTTCATGCCCATTGTCCGTGAAAGAGTGAACCTGACTCTTTGCAGGGCTTTGCGAGCCCTTGATGCGAACCCTCTTTCAAAACTGCCCGGCAATACTTCCATCATTCAGCGCATTCAGAATCTTATTGACCGCGAGCAGGATTTTGCTCTCGCCTATTGCGACCTTGATCATTTCAAGTCCTTTAACGATAAATACGGCTTTTCGCGCGGCGATGAGGTGCTTATGATGAGCGCCCGCATCATCGTTAATACCGTGAAAGGTTTTGCCGGTGAGCAGACTTTTGTAGGTCATGTAGGTGGTGACGATTTCGTGATTATCACTTCCCCGGATATTATTGAAGAAGTCTGCCAGCGGATAATTTTTTCTTTCGACGGCATCGTACCCAATTTTTACGATGTGGAAGATAGACAGCGCAAATCCATTGTTTCCAAAGACCGTCAGGGTAATACACAGACCTTTCCGCTGATGGCCATTTCCATTGCAGTAGTGTTTAATCTTAACGGTAAAATGAAGCATTTTGGTGAAGCTTCAGCAATTGCCATGAATCTTAAGAAAAAAGCCAAGGAAAATCCCAAGAGCAGTTATGTCCTTGACCGCAGGCATGCCTAAAGATTTACCGGAATATGCACAGGTCTTCATGACCTATCTGGATGTGGAAAAACGAGCATCCGCAGCTACACTACGCTCATATGCAAAAGACCTTTCCCAGTTTGAAGAATTTCTGGAAACACACAACGGAAGTTTAGCAGAACCTGGAAGTATAACCTCTGATCAGGTGCGCGGGTTTCTTGCCCGGCTGCATGGTCAACGCCTTGCTAAATCGACTCTATCCCGCAAACTTTCCTCCTTGCGTTCCTTTTTCAAATACATGGTTAAGCACCGGTTTATTGATAATGATCCCATGGTCGGGATCAGGAATCCTAAGCAGGAAATACGTCATCCCCGTTCGCTCAATGTGGATCAGGCCGTTAACCTGATGGATGCGCAGGTTGGGGAAGAACCGGCGGATAAGCGGGATCTGGCACTTGCTGAAATGCTCTACGGATCAGGACTTAGGGTGAGTGAAGCCATTTCTCTTGATTTATTCGATGTGGATACTTCAAGCGGGGTGGTCCGTGTTTCCGGTAAAGGAAATAAAGAACGCTTATCTCCGCTGAGCGACACATCATGCCGGGCTGTGAATGATTATCTTGCCGTACGCAGCGAACTTGGTCCGTCCCTTGAAGAACAGGCCCTTTTTGTGGGTAACCGCGGTGGAAGGCTGAATCGCAGGCAGGTTAACCGCATCCTCGCCCGTATGGCGGAAACAGCCGGACTTCATGAGGGAGTGCATCCGCACATGCTGCGACATAGCTTCGCCTCGCACATGTTGCAGTCAGGGGCCGATATGCGTTCGGTTCAGGAACTTCTGGGACATGAACATTTGAGCACAACCCAGCGTTACACCCATCTTAATCTGCAGCAGATAATGAATGTTTATGATAAAGCGCATCCTTTAGCCGGTAACCAGTCCCCGGATTCAAGTAAAGATGAGGAAGACAAATAAAATCAGGCCGGTTTGAGATAGTATTTTGTAAATAGTTGTGTTAAGCAAAAATTAACTTAACAATTCCGGAGGACGTTTAATGAAAAAACAAACCGCAGCGGCAGTTACAAATGCAATTAATGACAAGAGCGAAGAAGCCCGTAAGGACGCCTTGTTTGAACTCCGTAGCCTGAAAAAAGATCTGGCTCAACTCGAGAAAGAACTTTCCTCCAAAAAATGTGTGATCGAAGACCCCGCTTTTGATCTGGTCCACAGTGCTTTTGAAATTTTCCGTCACACTCAGGTGATGGCAGAGAATAGAAAACTTACTGCCCAGATTGATGAGAGTCTTGAGAAGGCATCGTTCAAGGATTATCTCGATGCAAAGGGGGCCCGGGTGCTTAAAAAGCCCGAAGGATGGCACTGGATTTCCCCACAGGGCGAGATGCATTATTTAGGTGAATCTAACGACACTCAGGCTGCCGCTGAGAAGTTGGAATCTCTCATTACAAAGCGTAAGAAACCGGTGGCAAAGAAAGCGGCAAAGCCGGCTGCTAAGAAGGCAGAACCCAAAAAGGATGCTGCTTCAAAAGCAGAGCCGAAGAAAGAAGATAACAAAGCGGCTGAAAAGAACTAAATTTTTAGCTCACAATATAAAAAGGGCGTTTCGCAAAATGCGAAACGCCCTTTTTAAAAGGTTTATCTTGAATTAATTTCTTTTGCATAAATAAAATTATATGAAGTATATAAATTGTTAAATGCATATTTAGGATAAGTGTTATTTTTACTTTGCATTAGCTGGATACGATTGAATCTAAACGTCAAATGTATTAAAAAATGTATTTTGTAAAGTAAATATATAGTTTTGATAGATTGTTTATGTACTAATTATATGAATGGGGCTTTGATAAGCGAATAATTGATATGAGTATTAATGCGACATTAGTAGATTCAGCAATCAACTTTGCTACAAAGGTTAATAGTTCCGAATTTTTTGTGGGCATTTTAGGTGGTATAATTGCAGGTCTGCTCGTGCCATGGTTAGTAATAATGTTTCGCTACATGTCAGGATTAGTGCTTATTTTTCGTAAGGAAGCTAATATTGCTGGAGTTTATGACTGTGAGTATTATATCCCTTGGAAGCCAGATGGTGAAAATGTTATTTATGAACGGATTGTGTTATTCAAGCTTGGAAAGCACTATTATGGTTTTCTAATCAATAATAGTGATGATCCTCGCTATAGGAAGCTTGAAAAGCCAGGTCTGAGGCTTAAGGGAGAGGTCTTCATTTATCGCAACTTCATTGGATGGTGGATACATCCGTATACCGGAGACAATACTCACGGTGCTTTTAATATTGAAATTGATGTCGGAGGAAAAGTTCACCAAGGTAAGTGGAATGGAGAAAGCACAACATATAATAAGATATTAGAAGGCAGATGGATCTGGAAAAGAACAGGTGTTCATTATAGCGTGTTTAAACTTATAAAGAATCGTTTTTTTGGTTATTAACTATGACTATCTTTCATACAAAAATTGATGATGATGCAGAAGAATATATGTTGAACCTAAGTCAATTTGACAGTAAACATTTAAATTTCGTTTTTAATTCTGCATACAAATTTAATGAACCATC is a window of Maridesulfovibrio sp. DNA encoding:
- the xerC gene encoding tyrosine recombinase XerC, which translates into the protein MSLTAGMPKDLPEYAQVFMTYLDVEKRASAATLRSYAKDLSQFEEFLETHNGSLAEPGSITSDQVRGFLARLHGQRLAKSTLSRKLSSLRSFFKYMVKHRFIDNDPMVGIRNPKQEIRHPRSLNVDQAVNLMDAQVGEEPADKRDLALAEMLYGSGLRVSEAISLDLFDVDTSSGVVRVSGKGNKERLSPLSDTSCRAVNDYLAVRSELGPSLEEQALFVGNRGGRLNRRQVNRILARMAETAGLHEGVHPHMLRHSFASHMLQSGADMRSVQELLGHEHLSTTQRYTHLNLQQIMNVYDKAHPLAGNQSPDSSKDEEDK
- a CDS encoding diguanylate cyclase domain-containing protein, which encodes MGPAKHRAILVSPDKALRDLLYEIWSPDMLEFTCYTEACGAVEDLFNDPPDLLIVDNRVEDVPAKELARLVKSENVYRQLPVIICLDESDLQRTWDWNEIEVDDFLIRPFFMPIVRERVNLTLCRALRALDANPLSKLPGNTSIIQRIQNLIDREQDFALAYCDLDHFKSFNDKYGFSRGDEVLMMSARIIVNTVKGFAGEQTFVGHVGGDDFVIITSPDIIEEVCQRIIFSFDGIVPNFYDVEDRQRKSIVSKDRQGNTQTFPLMAISIAVVFNLNGKMKHFGEASAIAMNLKKKAKENPKSSYVLDRRHA
- a CDS encoding HDOD domain-containing protein, whose product is MVAQDLKTSVKGQILSTSDLPTLPSVLDEVTKLVDDPNSSTEQVAKVISRDQVLSAKVLKMVNSPIYGFPGRITTIQHALVLLGLNVIRGIIISTSVFDMIQQAMAGLWEHSIGCAIASGAIAKAAGFEDPEEFTVAGLLHDLGKVVTAVQLPELNEAVRMTVKEKDLTYYEAERQILGFGHDRINAWLARHWHLPPNVREAMTYHHHPDRAQFYQQTAAVVHVGDFLVRLFEYGNGGDDQISYFKPASMKILKLKMRDLEPVMDEISDKFMEISDFGF